In Candidatus Bathyarchaeota archaeon, the DNA window CTTTTATCAACGCTTGTTCTTTATCGCTGGATATCAATCAATAACCTACCAAATGAGGAAAATCAAGCTTGAATAAAAAACAATTCATAATTGGCTTTGTTATACTTGTGATTGGATTTATCGGATATAGATTTGGAGTAGCTATCAATATTGCGCAGAACCTTCTGGTTGCAAATTTAGTATTGAATTATGCTCCAACCGATGATTTAGATTTACTGGGCATACTTCTTGAATTTGGTGGAGGAATAATCATGCTTCTTGGAGTTGTAATTTCGGTTGCAGCGCTATCAAAAGAAAAATTGGTGATCCAAAAGCCAGACGAACAAACTCAAAAGAAAGCAAAGGCCGAAGTAATAGGATGTAAATTCTGTTCAGCTGAGATGGGAGATAATACATTCTGCCCTAATTGTGGAAGATCTCAAGAATAAAAAATTATGGGAATGGATAAATAACTGGATTGTTGAGTGCTTAGTTTATCTCAATCTCATCCAATTCTGTCCCGACTTTCGCCCAGTAATAATCCTCTTCTCGTAGACTCTCCTTGATCTGACTCTAGGGGATGGAGATTTCCTAACTTTACCTTGAATTTTTGGTGTTTGACTTTTTACTTTTCCTGCTTTAGTTAATGAACCGTGAGTTGGCAATATTTCT includes these proteins:
- a CDS encoding 30S ribosomal protein S30e produces the protein MPTHGSLTKAGKVKSQTPKIQGKVRKSPSPRVRSRRVYEKRIITGRKSGQNWMRLR